acagcagcctttAGCACTGAGCAAGGAAGGACTCGGGTTTGCACATCCCCCGGGGAGCTGCCCAGCCTTTGGGAAAGCAGATTTTAGGCTGTGGTTTGAGGATTGGATGGACAGAGGTGATGCTGTGAGTTAACTTCCTTTTTGATAACTGGGTGGGAGCTCATGGAAATTTGCCACCtactttatatatatttttttttaatagctggaAAATGCTAGCTTTACTGAGCTGATAGTTGTCAGCAGACTGTGGGCTAAGACACAGCTTTGAATTTGGCATTGAGCTCAACACCCACGACTGGGGAGTCTTTGTAGAAGTGTTGCAGGTTCTGAAACGTGTGGAGGGGGAGCTGGGCACATCCCATTGGTGGGGCAGAGGAAGGCAGCcttggagctgggagaggaggcaggagaaCTGAAAAGATACAAAGGTGAGGCCCATGAGGACTTTGCCATAAGAAATGCTCCTTAGGCAGGGTCAGCAGTATGCCAGGAGGGataaaagaggaggaaaaaatctaaCCTAAGGAAAAGGAGGTAAAATAACCTCCCAGGCAAGCCTGCTGCTGGCAAGGTTGGGAAGTTTGGGGTGCAGCACATGCTCAGCTGTCCCATGTACTactcccaggctgtgccttgGGAGTGTTTCAAGCAGCCAGTTTTTACTATTTTGAAAAGGGAAGGAGTAGAAAATACAGAGGTATATGGGAGAGTTGATGTTGCTGGGACAAATTTCCATCTCTTGGTGTTTTTGGGCTTCATTGTGCTTTGTGCCAGAGCTAAGGTCTCTGTGGTCCCACTGAAACTCTCCCGGTGTTCTTGCATTCATGGAGAGAAAGCCGGGGTTCTGTAGGTATTGGCAGTGCTAATGTCCTTGTGCTGCACCTCTGCACAGGGTGGGACCAGGTGAACTTGTGGGTGTCCTGAATCCCTGGGCACTCACCCTCAGGCCCTTGCTAGTGCCACAGCACCCTGGGGGATGGtagggcagcagagctggagttcAGCTGGACTTTGTGCTCACCTGAGCActtatttccctttcccaagAGCTGCACATCAACCCTGCTCATCCTCCAGGATGCCTGGCATGGATAGAggcttgggcttttttttttttatcacaaaCCTTCTGTATATGCTCCTTGGTGGAGGATAGACCAAAAGCTATTGCTCCAGTGCTGTAACTCCTCCAGACCCTGGGTTGGGGCCACTGTGactggggaggcaggaggagatgggGCAGGGGTGGGCTCTGCACAGAGGGGTTGGTGGAGACCCTGCATGCCCAGGCTCGGGGCTGCCCaggctctccctccctctcctcctgtgtcattttttgctgctctccctgtccACATGGCTGGGGTCAGCCTTCTCTGTCGTCCAGCAGAGAGGTGGAGCAGGTTCCTCCTCCTGGCCCATCCGTGTGTGCCCCTCCCTTGTCCTGTCGCAGAGCCCCCTCCCTGCGCCGGGTGCCATTGACAGTGTGTCTCCTCTCCCCACGCTCGCAGGATTCCTGCTCCCAAGACTCGAGCACTGAGATGGTAGGCTGCTCTGCCCCCTTGATGCCCGGTTTTTTCTATCCTGGCAGTGTTTTCCTGCATGCTCTGCTCCGGGCATCTGGCTCCATCATCTCCCCAGGGTGTGGGTACTGTGTGGGGCTGCTGTAACAAAGGGCGGCCTGTAATGAGACCCACTTTGGTGCTGCTGAGTGGTTTGGAGATGTCAGCTCAAACTCTTGTGTTTCTCTTGGCATGGCTTGACTCCTCTTTTCTCTATCAGGGGGAGGgaaatgaagaaaggaaaaaagccccatAAAGGTTGGACTCTAtccaaactccccaaaaccagTCCCGAAGGAAAGGGACCCACGCTCACTGCAGAGCACCTGGGATAGTGTTGCTGGAGTGTTTCCCTGGGAGGGGTTCTTGAGGTGGGAGGGGCTCCTCTGCCGTGGGGGTGACCCCATCTCCCTGTATCCTGTATTCTGTGGCAGATGGTGGGGGGCTGTTGCTGCTGCCCATCGCTGGTAGAGTACCCCGACCCCGAGGAGGTATGGTGTGCCCGCCGCGTCCTGCCCTTCTCCCCAGTGCCCACCAGGGACCCCTGCTAGGGCTGGATGGAGCCTGCAGCCATTTCATGTCTCTGCAATCTCTTTCTCTCCCCCCTCTGAAGTGGGGTTTGTTCTCCTGGACTAGGGGTTTTGGATATGGCTGGCAGCCTCTGCCTTGTAGGGGTTTGTGGGAAAAACTGGCTGGGATCTTTCTGAGCTCTGATCTCCAGTCCCCACCTCCAGCACTGGAGGGAgtgtctgtgtgctgcagttAAACCCACTGAGGAGGGTGGGGTGCCCAGCTGGGTGCTGTGATTTCAGGGCTTCCCCTGTCACCCACAGGTTGCAGTCAGAGATGATCAGAGAGGACACGTGCCAGTGCTTGTCACAGCATCCCTGCCAGAGATTCATTGGGAAATGTTGGTTttgagctgggctttgctgagAGTGAATCAGGAGGTGTGGGGGTGCATGGCTGGGTGATGTCCTGGAGAGGTGGCATGGTGACAAGCACCACCATCCTGAGCCTGGCTGACTCTCAGTGGTTTAATGCCACCTGTGGGACAGGTGTCAGCTCCTTGGAGGAGAAGCCTTtagctgcagaagcagctggtTTTCCTgttcctcccttccccacccttTGCCACTGTGCCCTGACGCTCGAGGTGGTCTCCATCCCCAGGTGAAGACGGAGATAAGTGTGGAGAGCAAGCACCAGACACTGCAGGGCCTGGCCTTCCCCCTGCAGCTGGATGCCCAGCAAGCCATCCAGGCTctcaagcagaagaaaatcaacTACATCCAGCTGGTAGGTCCCTCACATGGCTTCTCTGTGCTCCACACCCCACATCCTGTTTCTGTCTCACTGCcatctgctccctgtcccctctgtccatCAGAAGCTGGATCTGGAGCGGGAGACCATCGACCTGGTGCACACGAGCCCCACGGAGATCTCTGACCTGCCCAAAAGGATCCCCCAGGACTCTGCTCGCTACCATTTCTTCCTGTACAAGCACTCACATGAGGGAGATTACCTGGAGTCTGTTGGTGAGAGCCTCAGCACTGGGAAAGGCCAGTTCAAGCCTGTGCCAATCCCTGTTTTCCCTGGACCATTGGCTGCATGGGAAGCAAGCAGGGATAGGGATGGTGCACCAGGAAGCCTTGAGTCAGTTCTCTCCTGTGGTGGGTGCTGGCAAAGCCTTTGGTTCCATGTGCAGTGCAGGTCTCTGGGTGCAGCCACAGAGGATTTGGTGGTGGgtggtttgttttcctctgctgttaCGGCAGTACCAGGGGACGTTTGGGAGGGGTGATGGATGGGATGGCTCACCCTCTGTTGCTGGATGTTATCTGGGACTCTGGGATGGAAAAGCTGTGAGCAGGGTGGAAGGCCCATGAGCCTGGGCAATGCCacaagccctgctgctctcttttTGCAGTCTTTATCTACTCCATGCCTGGCTACAAGTGCAGCATTAAGGAGCGCATGCTCTACTCCAGCTGCAAGAGCCGGTTGCTGGACACTGTGGAGCAGGAGTCTCTGCCTGGAGATAGCCAAGAAGGTGAGTGTGAGCTCCCcagagctgatggagctgggcactgccaagggactgtgctgcagcctctgaaGGGCTTGGGGGGGAGCTGAGTGCCCCAAAGGTGGGTGTCAATGCCACTGAGCTGCTGAGCCCCCGTTTGCCTTTGCTGGGCGCAGATCGAGATCGACGACGGCGCGGAGCTGACGGCAGAGTTCCTGTACGAGGAGGTGCACCCCAAGCAGCACGCCTTCAAGCAGGCCTTCGCCAAGCCCAAGGGGCCCGTGGGCAAGCGGGGACAGAAGCGGCTGATCAAGGGTGCCGGGCGAGAACGGCGAGGACAGTTAGATCCTGCGGGGCGGCGCTGAACGGACACCATCCCACCCCTGCGGCCTTCCCGCCTTCCTCTCCGCTGACCTGGGGATCTTTCCCTCCATCTCAgccgggtttttttttggttgtttttttacctttttttttctcctgtttcattccttttttaaaCATCTGGATGGCTTGTTGCACCTGGGGGCAGAGCGATTGGGAGGGTTCAGGGTTgttgctctttcttttccttgtgcaagccccggggctgcggggagaggatgggagcagcagagccatgtCCCCAGCCTTGCTCCTGTCCCCCTCAGGGTCACAGCCACTGCTCTCGGTGTCCCCTGGGTGACTGAAGGACACACTCACCTGAAAGCTGCTCTATGCAAAGGGAAGGGGGTAATGTTGGGGATTCCtgtttgaaaagagaaaatgcttcttctttccctgcccCCCCAGCCTCCAGACTTTGTTCCCCTGTCCCACTCTTGGTGTGCAcggcccctctgccccaggccTGGAGCGATCCCGCACCCCCTCAGGGTGTGGGCAGGACCCCCTGTGGGGTGGGCTTTGCTTCCTGTGGGATGGGAGtttttccctgcagagagccaggcagcaggaggtggAAGTTCCCCACTGagtcctgagctcagcctggaccTGGAGAAAGGTCACTGCCTTTGGGTGATGTTTGCATCTCCTTTTTGAACTGCCCCAGTAAGGTTTTCCCCCTCAGAAGGAGCTGTTTCAATCCTGACTCAGCCCCATTCCTGTTTAGGGTGGGAGCTGAGGGGTTCCTGAGCCCTGGGCCCCCACTCTCTATTCCCCAGCCCCCACCATTCTCAGCTGGgtctctgggctggggcagctccatgTCTCAGTAATCATCACATGGGCTTCCCCAAATCCTTGTGCTGGGGAGTGTGAcagcccctgtgtgcccccaggGATGTCCCTAGCCACCAAGGGCCATCATCAGCTCCACAGTCCGAGCTTGGCACTGTGAtttgggctgctctgggggcttGGGGGGAGAGCACCTTGCTGCTGGGTACCAGCGAGGGCTCGAGAGCCACCTGCCTCCCTGAGAGGATGGAAAAGGGTCAGTGAAACCTGCCCTATGCtttccagctgtggcagtgaaCGTCCTGATGTTGCCTCGGCCTCGGTGGAGTCAGGGGGTTGAAGCtggggggagcagagcacaCTGTACTGAACGCTGTATTTTCTAaagaataaagtatttttaaaacagtctGATGCTCTTTGGAGATCCCCTGGGTTCTGCGTGTTTGGACATTGAGCAGCTGTGGGCTCTGGAGCTGCAAAGCGAATTGCTTGGAAATCACAAGCCAGGAGCCAGCAACTTTCACAACCTGCCTGCTCTGGCTGAGTCCAGCCCTCACCACCCTGAAGGACATCCACACTTCAGTTGTGGCACAACCACAGTGCCTGGCAGAGATTCTTATACTGAGCCACTCCAGCAATGCCCAGAGCTCGAGCGAggcagcatccctgctcagcccagcttTCCATGTTTTAATGGCTGGTGATGTTGCAAGGTTGTGAAgatgctcctggggctgctctcttGCCTGGAGTGAATTTCTGCCTGGCCATGGGGATGGAAATCAGGAGGATGCAAAGCTAAGAGAAGAATTGAGATTGCCTGCATTGGGAATGCCTGCAGAATGGGGTCTGCCTTCATCCTAGGCTCCAAATCCTCCCACTCCTCGCCCAGGTCAGGGCATTGCCATGGCTCAGCTTTACCCTCCATGCCCAGGATGAGATGGAACATTTACAAAGCCAGCTGTAAAATGCTTCAAGAAAAGGtttaatgccaaaaaaaaaaaaaaatccaatcctGAATTAGTTTCCCTTTGAgatggagaaggagggaagATGCTGCTATGCAGGAAGCAGCCTCAGTGCCGGAAAGCTCTGTATATAAATGCTAATAAGCCTGGCTGACGCCACCAGAGTCATTTGACAAGCTGAGTCACCATTCTCCTTCGGATCTTCCTCCCCTTCTGTGCTCAAATACTAATTTGCCCAAATACTGAGGAGGAGTGAGGCTGTGCCCCTTTTCCCACCTGTCCCATTCTCTGCCAGTGCAGCCATTCCAGGTGACAGCCCCCCTGTGCCAAAGCCCATGGGAGAgacatccctgagcagcccaaaGACCAGGCACCCTTCCCATCCTATCTCATCctgtctcctgtcccctcctatCCCATTCTGTGTCCAATCTATCCTCCAGCCCATTCTCTATCTTCCATCCCTTGCTATTCTGTCaccacctgtcccctcacatcCTATCTCATGTCCATCTCTTTCCATCATATGCCTTCCTTTCCTGTCCCAGCTTCTCTTTAAGGTTTGAACTAGaagtctctgctgctgccttacAAAAGAGCTGTGGTTTGAGGCAATGCTTGGGAAACCCACACTTGGTCAGCAGTGACTCGTGTCACCTCAGGGCACCTGGCATttgcctggctgggcagggaccagcagggcacagcctgcttccagcaggaggggcagctgcagggggcTGTGGCTGAACACCCACACAGCCAGCCCGAATGCTCGGGGTTTTCACACTCACAAAGGTTCATGGACTCCACAGCAAAGGAGCTGCAGAGTAAATGATAGGACTGTGATGCTTTTCCTTATGGGGTTCCCATGTGGGAAAGGTGAAAATCTCAGAGGAGCTAACTCCTTTGGCTTCTGCTCCCCTGAGATCtgaagcagaggagctgcaaaaGAGTTACACCTGGTTGTAAGCTGGATGTGTGAATTAAGAGCCAGTTCTCACCTGGGCTGTGAAACCTCAGGTGCCCCTGGGAAAGGGAGATGAGCCCTTGCCCCCTCAAGAGCTTCAGGCCCTCCCTCAATCCTTGGGGAATGGCAAGAAGCAGGTAGGAGTAGCAGGGAGTGAAAGGCTATTGACCTGTGGGGGTAAGGACATCTGGGATCAGCCCCCCTGGGCCTGGGCAGGGTCGGGGGTCTGGGTGGAGACGAGGGTGCCTAACCTaacctggggatgctgggggtttgggatcaaGCTGGAGGGTGGCTGGGGCACAGAACATCCAAAATAACCAGAagtccagctgtgctggtgctgggctagcagcgctgggccaggggcTCCCTTGCCATAGGCTTTTGGTATGTGTGCCAGTGTGTGTCCCAACAGTGGTTTGTGACAAGGCCacactccagagctgctggcagcaggccAGGGTGCAGTACAGGGGGTGTGCCCCAAAATAAATGGGTGCAAAGCATCAGGGATAGCACAGCCGTGAATTTGGTGGTGTTAATAATgcccctggccatggcaggaaGCAAAccccctgcagcctcctccagcaATGGGGAACACGTGCTTCTGCTTGCACTTGGAATGGCTTTGCTGCTCCTGTAGCACCTGGGGTTTCTCTTTTGTCTAAATAGGTTGAGAGATGGAGGAGGGTATGAGTTCAGGGCTGTGCAACATTTAACTAGATGAATTATTTTGCCCCATACAAATGTTACCCACAGCTTTATGGCTGCATTCTTGCTTCCTCACTTTGTCACTGTTATTGTCTGACTTTAAACATATTTTACTGATTACTTCctctattattttttccaggaaCCAAACTAAAGTTTGCATAA
This genomic interval from Catharus ustulatus isolate bCatUst1 chromosome 13, bCatUst1.pri.v2, whole genome shotgun sequence contains the following:
- the TWF2 gene encoding LOW QUALITY PROTEIN: twinfilin-2 (The sequence of the model RefSeq protein was modified relative to this genomic sequence to represent the inferred CDS: deleted 1 base in 1 codon), which codes for MTHQTGIHATTELRDFFAKARNGSVRLIKVVIEDEQLVLGAHKELSRRWDADYDPFVLPLLDEQQPCYVLYRLDSQNAQGYEWLFISWSPDSSPVRLKMLYAATRATVKKEFGGGHIKDEMFGTVKEDVSLSGYQKHVSSCSAPAPLTAAEQELQQIRINEVKTEISVESKHQTLQGLAFPLQLDAQQAIQALKQKKINYIQLKLDLERETIDLVHTSPTEISDLPKRIPQDSARYHFFLYKHSHEGDYLESVVFIYSMPGYKCSIKERMLYSSCKSRLLDTVERSLCLEIAKKIEIDDGAELTAEFLYEEVHPKQHAFKQAFAKPKGPVGKRGQKRLIKGAGRERRGQLDPAGRR